Proteins encoded in a region of the Apilactobacillus apisilvae genome:
- a CDS encoding CCA tRNA nucleotidyltransferase, with protein sequence MKIKKLPDEFEKARPVMQTIEKAGYEAYFVGGSVRDTIIGEPIHDVDIASSAYPEEIKKLFKNTIDTGIEHGTVMVLDNNVGYEITTFRTESGYQDYRRPDKVTFVRSLEEDLKRRDFTINALAMRENGEVTDLFGGIDDLNHNIIRAVGDPNERFNEDALRMMRAVRFASKLDFNIEDDTFNAIKRHSKLLEKIAIERIYVEFIKMMKGLKPRQGLLDIINTNMYLYIPYFNHHHDDILSISNLKNLDLTSEVSIWSLICFAFKYNRLQIGEFLKAWKSSNEVINDTKICCSAIYKIYSKTINDISIYNTGKSLLIIANHIASLYGFDLNENDLINEYDNLPIKNKKELSINGGILIKNDILKPGPKLGEILNVIEKKVVNGRLENDTNELINFTKQYLKE encoded by the coding sequence ATGAAAATTAAAAAATTACCTGATGAATTTGAAAAAGCACGTCCTGTAATGCAAACAATTGAAAAAGCTGGATATGAAGCTTATTTTGTTGGCGGTAGTGTAAGAGATACTATTATTGGCGAACCCATTCATGATGTAGATATAGCATCTAGTGCTTATCCTGAAGAGATAAAAAAATTATTTAAAAATACAATTGATACTGGAATTGAACATGGAACTGTTATGGTTCTTGATAATAATGTTGGTTATGAAATTACTACATTTAGAACTGAATCTGGATATCAAGATTATCGTCGTCCAGATAAAGTTACATTTGTTCGTTCGCTAGAAGAAGACTTAAAACGTCGAGATTTTACAATCAATGCTTTAGCTATGCGTGAAAATGGTGAAGTTACTGATTTATTTGGTGGTATTGATGATTTAAATCACAATATTATCCGTGCAGTGGGTGACCCTAATGAGAGATTTAACGAGGATGCCTTGAGAATGATGCGTGCGGTTCGCTTTGCTAGCAAGTTAGATTTTAATATTGAAGATGACACTTTTAATGCAATTAAAAGACATAGTAAGCTTTTAGAAAAAATTGCAATTGAACGAATTTATGTTGAATTTATTAAGATGATGAAAGGATTAAAACCTAGGCAGGGATTATTGGATATTATTAATACTAATATGTATTTGTATATTCCATATTTTAATCATCATCATGATGACATTTTGTCTATTTCTAATTTAAAGAACTTAGACTTAACTAGTGAAGTGTCGATTTGGAGCTTAATTTGTTTTGCTTTTAAATATAATAGATTACAAATTGGTGAATTTTTGAAAGCTTGGAAATCTTCAAACGAAGTTATTAATGATACCAAAATTTGTTGTAGTGCAATTTATAAAATTTATTCTAAAACAATTAATGACATAAGCATTTATAATACAGGCAAAAGTTTGTTAATTATTGCTAATCATATTGCTTCTTTGTATGGATTTGATTTGAATGAAAATGATTTAATTAATGAGTATGATAACTTACCTATTAAAAATAAAAAAGAACTATCAATTAATGGTGGAATTTTAATTAAAAATGATATTTTAAAACCAGGTCCTAAATTAGGCGAAATTTTAAATGTGATTGAGAAAAAGGTTGTTAATGGTCGTCTAGAAAACGATACAAACGAACTAATTAATTTTACTAAACAATATTTGAAAGAGTGA
- a CDS encoding phage integrase N-terminal SAM-like domain-containing protein — protein MNNYPYQKSFEQYLKINGLAKVTIKEYTSTLIDMFEYLSNFNLGYQKNHHVNQLFDRDIQQYMNMLIEKRQINNSTYNKILSHINIYFKYLFSHDFSDKLPTLTLKGRDRNKKVNIDITWLSKMEKILNNSNIHPYTKMTLLMISKGFKSSEILRKDFYKIFNKIKFNDYEKTFINSFSIFIKPIQEKQNSKDIFLKQRIAEDPHLTLPGLHKYLKPSEAFLDISLSPSDLFQGYILNYVIKNPEENEFELSNHLNLDLASVIYYQKLATKIKTS, from the coding sequence ATGAATAACTATCCTTATCAAAAAAGTTTTGAACAATATTTAAAAATAAATGGTTTAGCTAAAGTCACCATTAAAGAATACACTAGTACATTAATCGATATGTTTGAGTATTTATCTAATTTTAATCTTGGATATCAAAAAAATCACCACGTAAATCAGTTGTTTGATCGTGACATTCAACAATACATGAATATGTTAATAGAGAAAAGACAAATTAATAATTCAACTTACAATAAAATTTTGTCACATATAAATATTTATTTTAAATATTTATTTAGTCATGACTTTTCAGATAAGCTACCTACACTAACTTTAAAAGGTCGTGATCGAAACAAAAAAGTTAATATTGATATAACTTGGTTATCTAAAATGGAAAAAATTCTTAATAATTCAAACATTCATCCATATACAAAAATGACACTGTTAATGATTAGCAAAGGTTTTAAATCGTCAGAAATATTAAGAAAAGATTTCTACAAAATTTTTAATAAAATAAAATTTAATGACTATGAAAAAACTTTTATAAATTCTTTTTCAATATTTATTAAACCTATCCAAGAAAAACAAAATTCAAAAGATATTTTTCTGAAGCAAAGAATTGCTGAAGATCCACATTTAACTTTACCGGGTTTGCATAAATATTTAAAACCCAGCGAAGCATTTTTGGATATCAGTTTAAGCCCTTCTGACTTATTCCAAGGATATATTTTGAATTATGTAATAAAAAATCCAGAAGAAAATGAATTTGAACTTTCAAATCACCTTAATCTGGATTTGGCTTCAGTTATATACTATCAAAAACTAGCTACCAAAATAAAAACAAGTTAG
- a CDS encoding tetratricopeptide repeat protein, with translation MSYSEKALEFLEAGKIDDFNKQYDLAYHHDDDDMLYSLAEELYSYGFSDQAKQIYQKLLKKFPDEDSLRVDISDILISEGETDEALSQLSFIGKDSDAYLQSLVTQADLYQTQGLFDVSKEKLLQAKNLAPDEQIITFALAELLFTTGEYNKSIPLYLNLIKQGVTELSSVNLVERVGISYANDSNFENAIGYLKQIKTINMTSDVKFETAFTYLQLKEYDESINLFQELRESDPQYATLYPYLGQALEQQNKNEDALLVFQEGLSVDQYNEKLYLLSARSALKVDDQELAENYLKQGNNIDPDDIEIILELSNLLVAREKYEENIKLLTSYIEDHELDPQFYWNLAISYDAMDDLTNAHKYYLAAKPYFMNNTTFLKSSAMFFRESGDIKNAISLLKEYVKLVPSDDEAAFMLDEYQDY, from the coding sequence ATGAGTTATTCTGAAAAGGCATTAGAGTTCTTAGAAGCTGGGAAAATTGACGACTTTAATAAACAATATGACTTAGCATATCATCATGATGATGACGATATGTTATATTCTTTAGCTGAAGAATTATATTCTTATGGATTTAGTGATCAAGCTAAACAAATTTATCAAAAATTGTTAAAAAAGTTTCCAGATGAAGATAGTCTAAGAGTCGATATATCCGATATTTTAATTAGTGAGGGAGAAACTGATGAAGCTTTATCTCAACTAAGTTTCATCGGGAAAGATTCTGATGCTTATTTACAATCATTAGTTACACAAGCTGATTTATACCAAACTCAGGGATTGTTCGATGTTAGTAAAGAAAAGTTGTTACAAGCAAAGAATTTAGCTCCTGATGAACAAATTATCACATTTGCCCTAGCAGAACTGTTGTTTACAACAGGTGAATATAATAAGTCAATTCCTTTATATTTAAATTTAATTAAACAAGGAGTTACCGAACTTTCATCAGTTAATTTGGTTGAAAGAGTTGGTATTTCTTATGCCAATGATAGTAATTTTGAAAATGCAATTGGTTATTTAAAACAAATTAAAACCATTAATATGACTTCCGACGTTAAATTTGAAACTGCATTTACCTATTTACAACTTAAAGAATATGATGAATCAATTAATTTATTTCAAGAATTACGTGAAAGTGATCCACAATATGCAACTTTATATCCTTATTTAGGACAAGCCTTAGAACAACAAAATAAGAATGAAGATGCATTATTAGTATTTCAAGAAGGACTCAGCGTTGATCAATACAATGAAAAATTATACTTACTAAGTGCTCGTTCAGCACTAAAAGTTGATGATCAAGAATTGGCTGAGAACTATTTAAAACAGGGGAATAATATCGATCCAGATGATATTGAAATCATTTTAGAGCTATCTAACTTATTAGTTGCTAGAGAAAAATATGAAGAAAATATTAAATTGTTAACTTCATATATTGAAGATCACGAATTAGATCCTCAGTTTTATTGGAATCTAGCCATTTCTTATGATGCAATGGATGATTTGACAAATGCCCATAAGTATTATTTAGCAGCTAAACCTTACTTTATGAATAACACTACTTTCTTGAAATCTTCAGCAATGTTCTTTAGAGAAAGTGGTGACATAAAAAATGCAATTTCATTATTAAAGGAATATGTTAAATTAGTTCCTTCAGATGATGAAGCTGCTTTTATGTTAGATGAATATCAAGATTACTAA
- a CDS encoding HU family DNA-binding protein, giving the protein MANKAELVSNVASKTGLTKKDATAAVDAVFGSIQDNLAKGEKVQLIGFGNFEVRQRAARKGRNPQTGAEIQIPASKVPAFKPGKALKDAVK; this is encoded by the coding sequence ATGGCTAACAAGGCAGAATTAGTAAGTAACGTAGCTAGCAAGACTGGTTTAACTAAAAAAGATGCAACTGCTGCTGTAGATGCTGTTTTTGGTTCAATCCAAGACAACTTGGCTAAAGGCGAAAAGGTACAACTAATCGGTTTTGGTAATTTCGAAGTACGTCAACGTGCCGCTCGTAAGGGTCGTAACCCTCAAACTGGTGCAGAAATTCAAATTCCTGCAAGTAAAGTACCTGCATTTAAACCAGGTAAAGCTTTAAAGGATGCTGTTAAATAA
- the der gene encoding ribosome biogenesis GTPase Der, producing the protein MGLPVVAIVGRPNVGKSTIFNRIAGERISIVEDTPGVTRDRIYSHGEWLGHEFSMIDTGGIEMNDQPFVKQITAQAEIAIDEADVIVFMVNGKEGITNADDNVARILYRTNKPVILAVNKVDNFESRADIYDFYSLGFGDPYPISGAHGLGLGDLLDEVIKNFSEKTDNNDDDSIKFSLIGRPNVGKSSLVNAILGEKRVIVSNVAGTTRDAINTKFTQNGQDYTMVDTAGLRKRGKVYENTERYSVMRAMHSIDNSDVALIVLNAEEGIREQDKRIAGYAHEGGKGVIIVVNKWDTLKKTSSTQREFEAGIRTQFQYLSYAPILFVSALTKQRLSQLPSLIKKVNDNHSKRISSSNLNDVIMDAIAMTPTPSIKGRKLRIYYATQIRTEPPTIVVFVNDEELMHFSYSRYLENQIRNYFDFSGTPIKLITRKRK; encoded by the coding sequence ATGGGATTACCCGTTGTCGCGATTGTTGGGCGTCCTAATGTAGGGAAGTCTACAATTTTTAATCGAATTGCCGGTGAACGTATTTCAATTGTTGAAGATACACCCGGAGTTACAAGAGATCGAATTTATTCACATGGAGAATGGTTAGGCCATGAATTCAGTATGATTGATACTGGTGGTATTGAAATGAATGACCAACCATTTGTTAAGCAAATTACTGCTCAAGCTGAGATTGCAATTGATGAAGCTGATGTAATCGTATTTATGGTTAATGGTAAAGAAGGAATTACTAATGCTGATGATAATGTTGCAAGAATTTTATATAGGACCAATAAACCAGTTATTTTAGCAGTAAATAAAGTGGATAATTTTGAAAGCCGTGCTGATATATATGATTTTTATTCACTAGGTTTTGGTGATCCATATCCTATTTCTGGAGCTCATGGTTTAGGATTAGGTGATTTACTGGATGAAGTTATCAAGAACTTTTCCGAAAAAACTGATAATAACGATGATGATAGTATTAAATTTAGTTTAATAGGCCGTCCTAATGTAGGAAAATCATCATTAGTAAATGCGATTCTTGGTGAAAAACGTGTAATTGTTTCAAATGTTGCAGGAACAACCAGAGATGCTATTAATACTAAATTTACACAAAATGGACAAGATTATACGATGGTAGACACTGCTGGACTAAGAAAACGTGGTAAAGTTTATGAAAATACTGAACGTTATTCTGTAATGCGAGCAATGCACTCAATTGATAATAGTGATGTTGCCTTAATTGTTTTGAATGCAGAAGAAGGTATTCGTGAACAAGATAAAAGAATTGCTGGATATGCACATGAAGGCGGTAAAGGTGTTATTATTGTTGTAAATAAGTGGGATACTTTAAAGAAAACTAGTTCTACTCAACGTGAATTTGAAGCAGGTATTAGAACTCAGTTTCAATATCTATCTTATGCACCTATTTTGTTTGTTTCAGCACTTACAAAGCAAAGATTATCTCAATTACCATCATTAATTAAAAAGGTAAATGATAACCATTCTAAGCGAATTTCATCTTCTAATTTAAACGATGTTATTATGGATGCTATTGCTATGACTCCAACACCAAGTATTAAAGGTAGAAAACTTAGAATTTATTATGCTACTCAAATCAGAACAGAGCCGCCTACAATTGTTGTTTTTGTTAATGATGAAGAATTGATGCATTTTTCATACTCTAGATATTTAGAAAATCAAATTAGAAATTATTTTGATTTTTCTGGAACACCAATAAAATTAATTACTAGAAAACGTAAATAA
- the rpsA gene encoding 30S ribosomal protein S1 has protein sequence MSESDEKTNKDLLEALDSVDQVNINDVVSGEVLSIDSDHQLIIGIDNAGVEGVVPRHEIASSNDDSESQYKVGDKGKFVVISRIGDDKEGGSFLLSVRRLQERKVWDELQEKSKNDETINVTVKNAVRGGLVVDAGVRGFIPASMITNHFVRNLNQYDGQQFECKIVEIIPEKNRLVLSHSDVMEQKQAKALEEVMGKLNVGDIVEGKVARMTNFGAFVDLGGIDGLVHVSEISYERVNKPSDVLKNGQDVKVKVIALDQEKGRISLSIKQTMPQPWDEIEEKAPVGSIVEVTIKRLVDFGAFAEVIPGVEGLIHISQISHEHVNTPSDVLKVGQTVKAKVLDVQPENHRLALSMRALEPAPENGDDSSKENAKVSDNSTENAPEEENGFTLGDILGKGLDKDNQ, from the coding sequence ATGAGTGAATCAGATGAAAAAACAAATAAAGATTTATTAGAAGCCTTGGATAGTGTCGACCAAGTCAATATTAATGATGTAGTTAGTGGTGAAGTTTTATCTATTGATAGTGATCATCAATTAATTATTGGAATTGATAATGCAGGTGTCGAAGGTGTTGTTCCTCGTCACGAAATTGCATCATCAAACGATGACTCAGAATCACAATACAAAGTTGGAGATAAGGGTAAATTTGTTGTTATCTCCAGAATTGGTGACGATAAAGAAGGTGGAAGCTTCTTGCTTTCAGTTCGTCGTCTACAAGAACGTAAAGTTTGGGATGAATTACAAGAAAAATCTAAGAATGACGAAACTATCAATGTAACTGTTAAAAATGCAGTTCGTGGTGGATTAGTTGTTGATGCTGGTGTTCGCGGATTTATTCCTGCTTCAATGATTACTAATCATTTTGTAAGAAACTTAAATCAATATGATGGTCAACAATTTGAATGTAAAATTGTTGAAATCATTCCAGAAAAGAACCGTTTAGTTCTATCACATAGTGATGTTATGGAACAAAAACAAGCAAAAGCGCTTGAAGAAGTTATGGGCAAGTTAAACGTTGGAGACATCGTTGAAGGTAAAGTTGCACGTATGACTAACTTTGGTGCCTTTGTTGACTTAGGTGGTATTGATGGATTAGTTCACGTTTCAGAAATTTCATATGAACGTGTAAACAAACCTTCAGATGTTCTAAAGAATGGCCAAGATGTTAAAGTTAAGGTTATTGCTTTAGATCAAGAAAAAGGTCGTATCTCATTATCAATTAAGCAAACTATGCCACAACCATGGGATGAAATTGAAGAAAAAGCTCCAGTAGGTAGCATTGTTGAAGTTACTATTAAACGTTTAGTTGACTTTGGTGCTTTTGCTGAAGTTATTCCTGGTGTTGAAGGATTAATTCATATTTCACAAATTTCTCATGAACATGTTAATACACCTTCTGATGTATTGAAAGTTGGTCAAACTGTTAAAGCTAAAGTTCTTGATGTTCAACCAGAAAATCATCGTTTAGCTTTATCAATGAGAGCACTTGAACCAGCACCTGAAAATGGTGATGATTCTTCAAAGGAAAATGCTAAGGTTTCTGATAATTCTACTGAAAATGCTCCTGAAGAAGAAAATGGATTTACTTTAGGTGACATTTTAGGTAAAGGATTAGACAAAGATAATCAATAA
- the cmk gene encoding (d)CMP kinase yields the protein MSNNKLQVAIDGPASAGKSTVAKLIANEFSYIYCDTGAMYRSIALKAMRLGYNLSDERIIVEMLKNTNISFEPNENQQKVFLDGQEVTNDIRQEDVTNSVSEIASLSGVRSDLVKRQQAIASNGGIVMDGRDIGTTVLPNAEIKIFLIASVKERAERRFKDNAEKDIHVPLEQLKHDIEERDYKDSHRKISPLLKADDAIEIDTTSMSIQDVVDEISKIIKNNG from the coding sequence ATGAGTAATAATAAATTACAGGTTGCAATCGATGGACCGGCATCTGCTGGTAAAAGTACGGTTGCTAAGTTAATTGCTAATGAATTTTCATACATCTATTGTGATACCGGTGCAATGTATCGATCAATTGCATTAAAAGCAATGCGATTAGGCTATAATTTAAGTGATGAACGAATAATTGTAGAAATGCTAAAAAACACAAATATTTCTTTTGAACCAAATGAAAATCAACAAAAGGTTTTCTTAGATGGTCAAGAAGTGACTAATGATATTCGTCAAGAAGATGTTACTAATTCAGTTTCTGAAATTGCATCTTTAAGTGGTGTTAGATCTGATTTAGTTAAAAGACAACAAGCAATTGCTAGCAATGGTGGAATAGTTATGGATGGTAGAGATATTGGTACCACTGTTTTGCCTAATGCTGAAATTAAGATTTTCTTGATCGCTAGTGTTAAAGAAAGAGCCGAACGTCGTTTTAAAGATAACGCAGAAAAAGATATTCATGTTCCATTGGAACAATTAAAACATGATATTGAAGAACGTGATTATAAAGATTCACATCGTAAGATATCACCATTGTTAAAGGCTGATGATGCAATTGAAATTGATACGACTTCAATGTCAATTCAAGATGTGGTAGATGAAATATCTAAAATAATTAAAAATAACGGATAA
- a CDS encoding LysM peptidoglycan-binding domain-containing protein, whose translation MNNNDNENSSSKLSRIELRKKSRSHKIIAIILITLIVVIGLCTLVFGMISNPSNGGSNESSSSSSSMVKSNSKHKQSDKNTKNSKSSSSNSDSTAISSNDQSSKSMSSSSKSSSDDSVSSSSSASSDNSSSSVSESNSSSNSDNSNNRNYAVVGQNGENDLYRIAQNSGMTVDQLKRLNGLTSDTVSVNQKIRVR comes from the coding sequence TTGAATAATAATGACAATGAAAATTCATCTTCTAAGTTATCTAGAATTGAATTAAGAAAAAAAAGTCGTAGCCATAAAATTATTGCGATTATTTTAATAACTTTAATAGTTGTTATTGGATTGTGTACATTAGTTTTTGGAATGATTAGTAATCCCAGCAACGGTGGTAGTAACGAATCTTCAAGTTCATCATCAAGTATGGTAAAATCTAACAGTAAACATAAGCAATCTGATAAAAATACTAAAAATAGTAAATCTAGTAGCTCTAATTCGGATTCAACTGCTATTAGTAGTAATGATCAATCTAGTAAAAGCATGAGTTCATCTTCTAAATCATCCTCAGATGATAGTGTTAGCTCATCTAGTTCTGCTAGTTCCGATAACAGTTCATCTTCTGTAAGTGAATCAAATTCATCTTCAAATAGTGATAATTCTAACAATAGAAATTATGCTGTGGTTGGACAAAATGGTGAAAACGATTTATATAGAATTGCTCAAAATAGTGGTATGACTGTTGATCAATTAAAACGTCTGAATGGTTTAACTAGTGATACTGTTTCAGTTAATCAAAAAATTAGAGTTAGATAA
- a CDS encoding RecQ family ATP-dependent DNA helicase: MNSDLSLQEKLYYWFGFTDFRPGQLEILKYLNLGRNVFGVLPTGTGKTLIYQFFGKLINKPIVIVSPLISLMQDQVDRMRYLGEKKTIALTSNLNFNEKKKVLNNLNKYNYIYISPEMLSQEDVIKSFKNIDLGLFVIDEVHCIIQWGPDFRPDYLNLKNVINYLNFPQILMLTATASSKDRSSIINILNLSNVKFVTKSVNRSNIMLSVKYCDDKEDKNNKLLSLVNKFKSPGIIYFSSKKIANKITNLLKVKTNLNVEAYHSDLDSENRYRIQHQFMNNHLDLICATSAFGMGIDKNDIRYVIHYHMPSNIESYIQEIGRAGRDGLSSIAIILYQDNDETLQYNLLINNIPDDSMVSFYYDNYQSLKNTVEDKLDLLKYYYDHHYSLDETKNVFKLRSFEQNNNLNAMIDYVDNHSCRRNKLLSYFNESFDNHDDKCCDGNETILDDSELLNQHDYKKDNYIKNWHQIIDSLFNKPLN, from the coding sequence TTGAATAGTGATTTATCTTTACAAGAAAAGTTATATTATTGGTTTGGATTTACAGATTTTCGCCCAGGTCAATTAGAAATATTAAAATATTTGAATCTTGGAAGAAATGTTTTTGGAGTTTTACCAACTGGAACCGGTAAAACCTTGATATATCAATTCTTTGGAAAATTAATTAATAAACCAATTGTAATTGTTTCACCATTAATTTCTTTAATGCAAGATCAAGTTGATCGGATGCGTTATTTAGGCGAAAAAAAGACTATTGCTTTAACTTCTAATTTAAATTTTAACGAAAAGAAAAAAGTTCTAAATAATTTAAATAAATATAATTATATCTACATTTCTCCTGAGATGTTATCACAAGAAGATGTCATTAAATCTTTTAAAAATATTGATTTAGGCCTTTTTGTTATTGACGAAGTTCATTGTATTATCCAATGGGGGCCTGATTTTAGACCGGATTATTTAAATTTGAAAAATGTTATTAATTATTTGAATTTTCCACAAATTTTGATGTTAACCGCTACAGCTTCTAGCAAAGATAGAAGTTCAATTATTAATATACTGAATCTTTCTAATGTGAAATTTGTTACTAAGTCTGTAAATCGTTCCAATATCATGTTGTCAGTTAAGTATTGTGATGATAAAGAGGATAAGAATAATAAGCTTTTGTCTTTAGTCAATAAGTTTAAAAGTCCAGGAATTATTTATTTTTCCAGTAAAAAAATTGCTAATAAGATTACTAACTTACTTAAAGTTAAAACTAATTTGAATGTCGAAGCTTATCATTCTGATTTAGATAGCGAAAATCGTTATCGAATTCAACATCAGTTTATGAATAACCATTTAGATCTTATTTGTGCAACTAGTGCTTTTGGCATGGGAATTGATAAAAATGATATAAGATATGTCATTCATTACCACATGCCTTCTAATATCGAATCTTATATTCAGGAAATTGGTCGTGCTGGTAGAGATGGCCTTTCGAGTATTGCTATAATTTTATATCAAGATAATGATGAAACTCTTCAATATAATTTATTAATAAATAATATTCCAGATGATAGTATGGTTAGTTTTTATTATGATAATTATCAATCTTTAAAAAATACTGTTGAAGATAAGCTAGACTTATTAAAATATTACTATGATCATCATTACAGTTTGGATGAAACAAAGAATGTTTTTAAATTAAGATCATTTGAACAAAATAATAATTTAAATGCTATGATAGATTATGTCGATAACCATAGTTGTCGAAGAAATAAATTATTATCTTATTTTAATGAGTCTTTTGATAATCATGATGATAAATGTTGCGATGGTAATGAGACGATTTTAGATGACTCTGAATTGCTCAATCAACATGATTATAAAAAAGATAATTATATAAAAAATTGGCATCAAATTATTGATTCTCTTTTTAATAAGCCATTAAATTAA
- a CDS encoding helix-turn-helix domain-containing protein codes for MNDDLMIVLLSISQPRRTKLIDNLLMGKKTVSTLFWGNQYGLLKYSGIFKGINIDSEKTVNSLIHDGYVKNYDKYQFLLTKKGNAKKDSIIESFYFPKELSSQYYYDVFTFQERFLLLIQVISEYSYQNVNYYPLQTNFENTNLIKSFFHDFKQQHIVEFIYKLITQFLQSVDEDKANLFANLLIGHDNYGLTDDQLKSHYQISLVETYFIKYDLWILLIKFISIRKDGLSKFLLKNIVKSRISNSANNTLKYFNEDYSLSYISNQNNIKISTVKEHLLENAIILSKEQFPYTKLLSNEDIKLLNFTYHGILVDDWQFIKVKGKIDFFAFRLYQILRSK; via the coding sequence ATGAATGATGATTTAATGATTGTTTTGTTATCCATTAGTCAGCCTAGAAGAACAAAACTTATTGATAACCTTCTTATGGGTAAAAAAACAGTTTCCACTTTGTTTTGGGGTAATCAATATGGACTATTGAAATATTCTGGAATCTTTAAGGGAATTAATATTGATAGTGAAAAAACTGTTAATTCTTTAATTCATGATGGCTATGTTAAAAATTATGATAAATATCAATTTCTATTAACTAAAAAGGGTAATGCTAAAAAGGATTCTATTATTGAATCCTTTTATTTTCCCAAAGAATTATCTAGTCAATATTATTACGATGTTTTTACTTTTCAAGAACGTTTTTTATTATTAATTCAAGTTATTTCTGAGTATAGTTATCAAAATGTTAATTACTATCCATTGCAAACTAATTTTGAAAATACTAATTTAATAAAAAGTTTTTTTCATGATTTTAAGCAGCAACACATTGTTGAATTCATCTATAAATTGATAACACAATTTTTACAATCTGTTGATGAAGATAAAGCCAATCTTTTTGCCAATTTATTGATAGGTCACGATAATTATGGATTAACTGATGATCAATTAAAAAGTCATTATCAAATTTCTTTAGTTGAAACCTATTTCATTAAATATGATTTATGGATTTTATTAATAAAATTTATTAGTATACGAAAAGACGGACTTAGTAAATTCCTTTTAAAAAATATTGTGAAAAGTAGAATTAGCAATAGTGCTAATAACACTTTAAAATATTTTAATGAAGACTACTCATTGTCATATATTAGTAATCAAAATAACATAAAAATTTCAACCGTAAAAGAACATTTGTTAGAAAATGCAATTATTTTAAGTAAAGAACAGTTTCCATACACGAAGTTGTTAAGTAATGAAGATATTAAATTATTGAATTTTACTTACCATGGCATTTTGGTAGACGATTGGCAATTTATTAAAGTTAAGGGGAAAATAGATTTTTTTGCATTTAGGTTATATCAAATATTAAGGAGTAAGTAG
- a CDS encoding ECF transporter S component yields the protein MSSRKGFNLQRIIQISVLSGLAYLLSYLSISIIPIAPYMKLDFGDIPILLAAILLSTSSGVIVALMRAFLYFVFTGPSIINLIGISSLLLASLTIVFSIALVNKIIKGKFKYPLMIIIETICLTVIMSLANYFIITPLYVQLAGFQLNFSLVNSILYAVVPFNIIKGIFIGVIFVLIFSRRKSWFRYGDNNSNE from the coding sequence ATGTCTAGTAGAAAAGGTTTTAATTTACAACGAATTATTCAGATATCGGTTTTAAGTGGTTTAGCTTATTTGCTTTCTTATCTGTCAATTTCGATTATTCCAATTGCACCATATATGAAGCTGGATTTTGGTGATATTCCAATTTTGTTGGCTGCAATTTTACTATCTACTAGTAGTGGTGTAATTGTAGCTTTGATGAGAGCATTTCTATACTTTGTTTTTACAGGGCCATCAATTATTAATTTAATTGGGATCTCATCGTTACTATTAGCTAGTTTAACCATTGTATTTTCAATTGCTTTAGTAAATAAAATCATTAAAGGTAAATTTAAGTATCCTTTAATGATTATTATAGAAACAATTTGTTTAACAGTTATAATGAGTTTAGCAAATTACTTTATAATTACACCACTTTATGTACAACTTGCTGGATTTCAATTGAACTTTAGTCTTGTAAATTCTATATTATATGCAGTTGTTCCATTTAATATTATTAAAGGTATTTTCATTGGAGTTATTTTTGTTTTAATTTTTAGTCGTAGAAAATCTTGGTTTAGATATGGAGATAATAATTCAAATGAATGA